In Ornithorhynchus anatinus isolate Pmale09 chromosome 17, mOrnAna1.pri.v4, whole genome shotgun sequence, the following proteins share a genomic window:
- the LOC114805395 gene encoding C-type lectin domain family 2 member L-like isoform X2, with protein sequence MAAREDTVTFRRRPAILVGAAVIVIFAVLIIALAATAAKTCPKIGETCPEDWLQLRKKCYFSSSEHESKRNWSDSQEYCRSQGGDLVVIENKQELVFIQQFKNFWIGLHRTNEGFFWVTGAPLNQSLFQVTDPGICVYISSTKIATDACSTSKSFVCSKSLSG encoded by the exons AGGATACCGTTACATTTCGGCGACGGCCTGCTATTTTGGTGGGAGCTGCAGTGATTGTCATATTTGCGGTGTTGATAATTGCTCTAG CTGCTACAGCTGCTAAGACCTGTCCCAAGATTGGCGAAACCTGTCCAGAGGACTGGCTGCAGCTCCGAAAGAAGTGCTACTTCTCTTCTAGTGAACATGAAAGCAAGAGAAATTGGAGTGACAGCCAGGAATACTGCAGATCCCAAGGGGGTGATCTGGTTGTCATCGAAAACAAACAGGAGCTG GTATTCATTCAACAATTCAAGAACTTCTGGATTGGTCTCCACAGGACAAATGAAGGATTCTTTTGGGTGACTGGAGCCCCACTGAACCAGAGCCT gtTCCAAGTAACCGACCCGGGGATCTGTGTTTACATTTCCAGCACAAAGATTGCAACAGATGCTTGCTCCACATCCAAGTCTTTTGTCTGTAGCAAAAGTCTGTCTGGGTGA
- the LOC114805395 gene encoding C-type lectin domain family 2 member L-like isoform X1, translating to MWMAKKQRLLRQLPRQLPAEDTVTFRRRPAILVGAAVIVIFAVLIIALAATAAKTCPKIGETCPEDWLQLRKKCYFSSSEHESKRNWSDSQEYCRSQGGDLVVIENKQELVFIQQFKNFWIGLHRTNEGFFWVTGAPLNQSLFQVTDPGICVYISSTKIATDACSTSKSFVCSKSLSG from the exons ATGTGGATGGCAAAGAAGCAGCGGCTACTGAGGCAATTACCTCGTCAACTGCCTGCTG AGGATACCGTTACATTTCGGCGACGGCCTGCTATTTTGGTGGGAGCTGCAGTGATTGTCATATTTGCGGTGTTGATAATTGCTCTAG CTGCTACAGCTGCTAAGACCTGTCCCAAGATTGGCGAAACCTGTCCAGAGGACTGGCTGCAGCTCCGAAAGAAGTGCTACTTCTCTTCTAGTGAACATGAAAGCAAGAGAAATTGGAGTGACAGCCAGGAATACTGCAGATCCCAAGGGGGTGATCTGGTTGTCATCGAAAACAAACAGGAGCTG GTATTCATTCAACAATTCAAGAACTTCTGGATTGGTCTCCACAGGACAAATGAAGGATTCTTTTGGGTGACTGGAGCCCCACTGAACCAGAGCCT gtTCCAAGTAACCGACCCGGGGATCTGTGTTTACATTTCCAGCACAAAGATTGCAACAGATGCTTGCTCCACATCCAAGTCTTTTGTCTGTAGCAAAAGTCTGTCTGGGTGA